In Allomuricauda ruestringensis DSM 13258, the following proteins share a genomic window:
- a CDS encoding efflux RND transporter periplasmic adaptor subunit, which translates to MIKLNFNTKRNLVLGVVGLSIAIFIYAFTTAGGKEINQNAGMAALPVEVALPVHENITEWDEYTGRFEASSRVEVRARVSGFLEKVNFEDGQHVDKGQVLFVIDQRPFKIALDEAQANYAQTAASLQTAQDNFVRVESLRETGALSIEEYDRRKQALVHAEASIQLAQAMVDNAKLNLEFTKVKAPISGLVSRDRVNEGNIIDGGSANSTLLTTIVATSPIHFYFTGSESDYLRYVRLARNGERGEARSEGLPVFIKLLDEEEFAHEAKMDFVDNEIDHNSGTIESRAVLENKDHLLEPGMFGKAKLLGSAEHDAVMIPDEIIGTNQSMRFVYTLNDKNKVVSKTVTLGPLHSNGLRIVREGISSEDKVIVNNIQKIRPGMVVNPSQVAIEGETNSLTTVAQAH; encoded by the coding sequence ATGATAAAACTAAACTTTAACACTAAAAGAAACCTGGTCCTTGGAGTGGTCGGTTTATCGATAGCCATATTCATCTATGCATTTACAACCGCAGGTGGAAAAGAGATTAATCAAAATGCAGGAATGGCAGCATTACCTGTAGAGGTGGCCCTTCCTGTTCATGAAAACATTACCGAGTGGGACGAGTACACCGGTAGATTTGAGGCCAGCAGTAGGGTAGAGGTCCGTGCCAGGGTAAGTGGATTTCTGGAAAAGGTAAATTTCGAGGATGGTCAACATGTGGATAAGGGGCAGGTACTCTTTGTTATCGATCAAAGGCCCTTTAAAATCGCATTGGATGAGGCTCAGGCCAACTATGCCCAAACTGCGGCATCGCTTCAAACTGCACAGGATAATTTTGTTAGGGTCGAATCCTTAAGGGAAACAGGAGCTTTGTCCATCGAGGAATATGACCGAAGAAAGCAGGCACTGGTACATGCAGAGGCCAGTATTCAATTGGCACAGGCAATGGTCGATAACGCCAAGCTCAACTTGGAGTTCACCAAAGTAAAGGCCCCAATTTCAGGACTTGTAAGCAGGGATAGGGTAAATGAGGGCAATATTATAGATGGTGGTAGTGCCAATTCAACCTTGTTGACGACCATTGTTGCAACCAGTCCCATCCATTTTTACTTTACTGGAAGTGAATCCGATTATTTAAGGTACGTGAGACTGGCCAGAAATGGTGAACGCGGCGAGGCTCGTTCTGAAGGATTGCCCGTGTTCATAAAATTGCTTGATGAAGAGGAGTTTGCACATGAGGCAAAAATGGATTTTGTGGATAATGAAATCGATCATAATTCCGGAACGATTGAGAGTAGGGCAGTGCTGGAAAACAAGGATCATTTACTTGAACCTGGTATGTTCGGCAAGGCCAAACTATTGGGAAGTGCTGAGCATGATGCGGTGATGATCCCCGATGAGATTATCGGTACGAACCAGTCCATGCGCTTTGTGTACACTTTGAACGATAAAAATAAAGTAGTAAGCAAAACGGTAACATTGGGACCGTTGCATTCCAACGGACTTAGGATTGTCAGGGAAGGGATTTCGTCAGAGGATAAAGTCATTGTCAACAACATACAAAAGATAAGACCAGGGATGGTAGTAAACCCTTCGCAAGTAGCGATCGAGGGGGAAACCAACAGTCTGACAACCGTAGCACAGGCGCACTAA